The genomic DNA CTGAAAGGACGAAGTAATTTTTTCTAACTCCCATGTAATTGCTTGTGATAGTGAAGCTTTCTGTACTGATTTCATTCCCGTTATAAGAATCTTAATATACTATGCAAGCCACAACGTCGCGCCGTATCGTCCGAAACAAGTCGTGAATTGAACCGGCGCACACGTCTATTATTCGACACCGTTCTTGCGCCAAAAACACGAGGATCTGCTTTGATACAGATACGCTAATCTAGGATTGGCTCGTCGCCATCATCActgaagagggaaagggaaatgaGTGTGTTAAAGTGACAGCAATTTGGGATGTTCGGAACGCATCGTGCACCGTCACTGAGGTGGGGAGGTCATTTAAGACGGTTTCAATGAACGCATTGACGTCGTTGACTAAGATGTCTTCAAATGATTCAAGGAAAAACGAGGTTAATTCCATGGAGGTCGTCGTCTTATTAAAGCTTTTGGTCTTTCACTATGCTGCAAAAAGACCATTAGAATGCCCACATAGATCAGACAGCGTCCAACAGTGTGCCCCGTTAACCACTTACTTTGGCGTCCATGTTTGTCGCAATCGTTTTACTCCTCTTTTGCTATACATTATTCCTTATTCTTCGTTGTTTCGGcttttcttcgttctttcTTGGTTGGACGAGAGTGCGGAGTGGCCGGCGGGCGGCCGTCTTAGCGTACATTGGAGGTTCAAATAAAATGATTCATATTATGTAAGTTAAACGACCTTG from Cryptococcus neoformans var. neoformans JEC21 chromosome 3 sequence includes the following:
- a CDS encoding expressed protein — encoded protein: MELTSFFLESFEDILVNDVNAFIETVLNDLPTSVTVHDAFRTSQIAVTLTHSFPFPSSVMMATSQS